The Dendropsophus ebraccatus isolate aDenEbr1 chromosome 6, aDenEbr1.pat, whole genome shotgun sequence nucleotide sequence gccatgttccagacatagccTAAAATATAGGCCCCCATCATCGTTTACTTGCTCAGGTATTCGGATGTGCCATTTTCCCTGTTGTTTCTAACATAAAAACCTGAGACTGCTGAAATCCCCTAGGATATAGTACAAAACAGGACTTACATTACAATTATTTTTGCTGCATGTAAATTTATATTTTATGTATGGATATTGTGTATAAGAAGTGTAAGTGAGGTTTAAAATGTAAAAGGCTGAAACAAGATGCATTACCAAAAGCAAGATTTTGTTTCCATCATAGTCTTGGGTTTGCCATCGCGAGTCACTGATTGGCACACAAGGGTAAGGTAGCAGGGGAACCAGCTGCCCTATTGCTTGTATGGTGAACTGCAGAGCACAGGCATGCTTCACCTGTGCACACACACCAGGCGGCAGCTGCTTTAAGGAGAATTGTATGGAACTGTTCTTAGTAGAATGCAAAGCAAAGAAGCAGAATCCAATCTTTTGGCTGGTTACCTCCATCCCTAGAATCATTTCGTAAAGTTTTACAGCATCCTCATAGTTATCAAAATCACAATATAGAGTAAGTCTCAAGATCTCTGTGCCATAATGTACCTGTCTTATCCCCCACACCGGCATGTGCGCATCCAGACAGTAAAAGTCATCACTGGTTAGACAAGATAATTGTGAAGATCCTTGGCTTAACCCTGTGTTCACATGATCCCATGGGGGTAGATGGAAAAAGCTTTGCAGCAGAGAGATCCTTTCTTCACCTAGGTCTTCACGGAGAAAAAGTATCACTGAAATTCCCGGAAATTCAAATCTTCTCTTTGAAAATTCATAGCATTGGATTGGGGCAGCTTGTTCAGACACCAGAAAGAGTTCAGAATCTATACACAGTCCCTGAAGAATTCGCTTGACTGCCTGCCGAAAAGCTGCACAGTCACTTGGGTTTGCGAGAAGGTGAATGGTGACAGGCAGGCCTGTGTTCTTGCCATCCATTTAAATGCTGTGTAAAAGAAGACAATATAATGTAAGATGCATGTTACTTTAACCAGGTTTTTACAGCCCTACATTACTTTTGGTATGAAACTGATTAACATGATTACTCCtgtaactgtatttttttttatattttagccCTATTAGTATATATCTACATTTTTATTTTgattgttattattaatatttgtattatTATGCAGTAATGTACTACAATAAGTCTATATGCCAGTGCATTATGCATATACATTAATTCAGACACAAGAAAGACTGATAAGGGATGGCTGGCAGCATACCCCTCCCCAAGATCCTGATAGCTAAAGTAAAAGTGATCCCACGTGGACAACTCCTATTCATGGCTACCACAAAGCCATAAAAAGTTGTAAGAAGGTAAAGTTTAGGGGGGAGGTGTGGTAAGGAGAGCTTGAAGGATAGCACAAGCTGGAAAACTGAGGTTTGGAGCACAATGTCAGGTTGAATAGGGAAGCTGTGCAGAGACATACTACAGGAGACCTGAGGAACTAAGgctaagggtgccctcacacatccttttttgTGTGGCATTTCTCAGGCCTccaaaaaacgccagaaaaactgCCATTCCATTTTTTCCATGCAATTgcgtttttttctgccattttttctTAAAATTTTTGTGATTTAGGCATTTTGATGTGCTGGACTTTTTCTTTCCTCCATCGAGCAATGACATCTTGGTGACATCACTTGCATTCCAGCTGTAAGTTCTAGTGacgtcaccaagatggcggcgcccgacagAACATCAGCCcatgtgattggttctctttaaggcagtgtgaagctaaCCTTGGCAGAGTATACCTGCCTGCCACAGAGAGGCAACAAATCAGTCTGTACTGTGGAGAGTAGCTGGACAACAATTGCTATATGTACCCATCACACAGTGGGAACATCTCCCTACCTATGTTTTTTAGGTTTACAAATTGCTAAGCAAAATTTGTGACTTAAGAGAGCAGTAAGGCTTTTCCTCTAGggagaataaaaaaacacaaataaacaaGATTTGCAGGTATAGTAGTTATTTTTTGCCTATTGGCTCCCAGCTAACAATCAATAGGCCATGTGTCGCCCatagtattttttattaaatttttttaaaaacatttgcaATATCTCTTATGGTTCAAAAGTTATCCGAAGTTCATAACCATTAGATCCAGCACCTTTAGCTCAATGCACAACACATGAAACATGTCAAATAGCTATGCATCATAGGGAATGTTCCTGGTTGTTGGTGCAGCTTTCTGTGTTGACGACGTTTGAACCATAAGAGATATTTCAAATCTAATTGCAGCAATTGGTTCCTGAGAAAATTCTAGTCTTCTTTAACATGCTACATGACCACATTCCCCTTGGAAAAACTTTCTCCTGATCCAATATGGtggccatgttccagacatagccTAAAATATAGGCCCCCATCATCGTTTACTTGCTCAGGTATTCGGATGTGCCATTTTCCCTGTTGTTTCTAACATAAAAACCTGAGACTGCTGAAATCCCCTAGGATATAGTACAAAACAGGACTTACATTACAATTATTTTTTGCTGCATGTAAATTTATATTTTATGTATGGATATTGTGTATAAGAAGTGTAAGTGAGGTTTAAAATGTAAAAGGCTGAAACAAGATGCATTACCAAAAGCAAGATTTTGTTTCCATCATAGTCTTGGGTTTGCCATCGCGAGTCACTGATTGGCACACAAGGGTAAGGTAGCAGGGGAACCAGCTGCCCTATTGCTTGTATGGTGAACTGCAGAGCACAGGCATGCTTCACCTGTGCACACACACCAGGCGGCAGCTGCTTTAGGGAGAATTGTATGGAAGTGTTCTTAGTAGAATGCAAAGCAATGAAGCAGAATCCAATCttttggttttatatatatatatatatatatatatatatatatatatatatgtgtatatatatatatatatatatatatatatatatatatattattgttattattaaagAAGTCctgcgaacatttttattaaagtattgtattgcctcccaaaagttatacaagttaccaatgtacatttattacgggaaatgctggcagggggacacagggc carries:
- the FAM124B gene encoding protein FAM124B, producing the protein MDGKNTGLPVTIHLLANPSDCAAFRQAVKRILQGLCIDSELFLVSEQAAPIQCYEFSKRRFEFPGISVILFLREDLGEERISLLQSFFHLPPWDHVNTGLSQGSSQLSCLTSDDFYCLDAHMPVWGIRQVHYGTEILRLTLYCDFDNYEDAVKLYEMILGMEVTSQKIGFCFFALHSTKNSSIQFSLKQLPPGVCAQVKHACALQFTIQAIGQLVPLLPYPCVPISDSRWQTQDYDGNKILLLVAGSTTTAVSQSDDKSNAEPPSNSLTARSFMHPTNTMVSEDKIVLGNLNLNKVFKKTLSASQNVCSFTDNNPPELRPGPCLLLDETETNVDTGHRVINLTSQLPSVYRTSRDLTNIPGYKDSQDLFRKQGDSSCPLAVKGNKETDIRTQIFPSERSQGLHSNSKELAEEFFI